One segment of Nostoc piscinale CENA21 DNA contains the following:
- a CDS encoding glycosyltransferase produces the protein MITQKFIGWKNNQKESSKSQKTYKVAIVHPCAGVNWSGGTENFAIEIAHRLGSDFEIELLAGSPCSPFYYPTGGITRVKARQILQNPLIYSAMSKFCTHPDIVIEHLTSFLPCALRLLKQPADLIFPCNDYGGLAMAAFVRKLTGTPILFKAHTGLTNGGRSLARSLRFHPNHLVVFSQKMVEFVTGLHPNQAVTIIPNGVDIGWFKPEGTYIDVGLKKPIALCVASLNRSDHKRVELAIRAIARLPEVSLLLCGDGPDHNYFQTLGEELLGIKRFVIKKFPFHQMPDVYRCADIFTLPSIDEPFGQAYIQAMACGLPVVATNDEMRRYIVADGGILCDVTDVDAYAATIAEALSRNWKMQPRQNAMRFSWDIVALRYRDLIIQMINQSQQLTLKS, from the coding sequence ATGATTACACAAAAATTTATCGGCTGGAAGAATAATCAAAAAGAGAGCAGCAAGTCTCAAAAGACTTACAAAGTTGCCATAGTTCATCCCTGTGCAGGAGTTAATTGGAGTGGTGGTACAGAAAACTTTGCGATTGAGATTGCTCATCGCCTTGGTTCGGATTTCGAGATAGAACTACTCGCAGGATCTCCTTGCAGTCCTTTTTACTACCCTACTGGTGGTATTACGCGTGTAAAGGCTCGTCAGATATTACAAAATCCTTTGATTTACTCAGCAATGAGTAAATTTTGCACCCATCCTGATATAGTCATTGAGCATTTAACTAGTTTTTTACCCTGTGCTTTGCGACTTTTAAAGCAGCCAGCTGATTTGATTTTTCCCTGCAATGACTATGGCGGGTTGGCAATGGCTGCTTTTGTGAGAAAACTGACTGGTACACCAATTCTGTTCAAAGCACATACTGGCTTGACTAATGGTGGACGCTCACTAGCGCGAAGTCTAAGATTTCATCCAAATCATCTAGTTGTTTTCTCTCAAAAGATGGTGGAATTTGTTACAGGTTTACATCCAAATCAGGCTGTCACAATCATTCCGAACGGTGTAGATATTGGATGGTTTAAGCCAGAAGGTACTTATATTGATGTGGGTCTGAAAAAGCCTATAGCTTTGTGTGTTGCTAGTTTGAATCGTAGTGATCACAAACGAGTTGAATTGGCAATTCGAGCGATCGCACGTTTACCTGAAGTTAGTCTTTTACTTTGTGGAGATGGCCCTGATCACAATTATTTTCAAACGCTAGGTGAAGAATTACTGGGAATTAAGCGCTTTGTAATCAAGAAATTTCCTTTTCATCAAATGCCTGATGTCTATCGATGTGCAGATATATTTACCCTTCCTTCTATAGATGAACCATTCGGACAAGCCTATATACAAGCAATGGCTTGCGGCTTACCAGTAGTTGCAACTAATGATGAAATGCGGCGTTACATTGTTGCTGATGGTGGCATCTTATGCGACGTGACTGATGTAGATGCTTATGCTGCCACCATCGCAGAAGCTTTGAGTAGAAATTGGAAAATGCAGCCTAGACAGAATGCTATGCGTTTTAGCTGGGATATTGTTGCCCTACGCTATCGCGATTTAATCATACAAATGATTAACCAATCTCAACAACTTACTTTAAAGAGTTGA
- a CDS encoding acyltransferase family protein encodes MKKKIILSALLLYSLSIVNFSYLLIYQELRVIFFGIVSALLIIGLVNLEFKNQINIHNAFIYLGNASYSIYLTHGFFINNITKFIYSAKPDIIENIMEINFLGLIIISISLVFGCFIYKYLEKPLVVITKLIVAKIE; translated from the coding sequence ATGAAAAAAAAAATAATTTTAAGCGCATTGTTATTGTATAGTTTATCAATAGTAAATTTTTCCTACCTTTTGATATATCAAGAATTACGAGTAATATTTTTCGGAATAGTATCAGCCTTATTAATTATAGGTTTGGTTAATTTAGAATTTAAAAATCAAATCAATATACACAATGCCTTTATTTATTTAGGTAATGCTTCTTATTCTATTTATTTAACTCACGGCTTTTTTATAAATAATATAACTAAATTTATTTACTCGGCAAAACCTGATATTATTGAAAATATTATGGAAATAAATTTTTTGGGTTTAATAATTATTAGTATATCTTTAGTCTTTGGTTGTTTTATTTATAAATATTTGGAAAAACCTTTAGTAGTAATCACAAAACTAATAGTAGCTAAAATTGAATAG
- a CDS encoding acyltransferase family protein — protein sequence MTNSLKFKKKITLIQALRGMAALLVVLAHTDLIFNQNFNRDFFFSLFNFGGSGVDLFFVISGFIIFYNHHHDIGDKSKTKLFFIKRIIRIYPLYWIILATKLISSFLFNYDVDTSQRNFVEIVKAFLLFPQDRNILSSSFLGVSWTLSSEMLFYILFGLAIWFKPKFSFLMIMFWLCGIILNFLAITDISNNLILDFVFNLHNLQFFLGCLTAYIFLKGSIKNEKKNNFKRIVIV from the coding sequence ATGACTAATTCTTTAAAATTTAAGAAAAAAATTACTCTCATCCAAGCTTTGCGGGGAATGGCAGCACTTCTTGTAGTTTTGGCACATACGGATTTAATATTTAATCAGAATTTCAATCGAGATTTTTTCTTTTCTCTATTCAATTTTGGTGGTTCAGGTGTAGATTTGTTTTTTGTAATCAGCGGTTTTATTATCTTTTATAATCATCATCATGATATTGGTGATAAATCTAAAACTAAATTATTTTTTATCAAACGAATTATCCGTATTTATCCCCTTTACTGGATAATTTTAGCCACAAAATTAATTTCTTCTTTTTTATTTAATTACGATGTCGATACTAGTCAGCGTAATTTTGTCGAAATTGTTAAGGCTTTTCTTTTATTCCCTCAAGATCGAAATATACTTTCTAGTAGTTTTTTAGGAGTAAGTTGGACATTAAGCTCTGAAATGCTTTTTTATATTTTATTTGGGCTAGCTATATGGTTTAAACCAAAGTTTTCTTTTCTAATGATCATGTTTTGGTTGTGTGGAATAATTCTCAATTTTCTAGCTATAACTGATATTTCAAATAATTTGATTTTAGATTTTGTTTTTAATTTACATAATTTACAGTTCTTTTTAGGTTGTTTGACCGCTTATATATTTTTGAAAGGCTCCATAAAAAATGAAAAAAAAAATAATTTTAAGCGCATTGTTATTGTATAG
- a CDS encoding methyltransferase domain-containing protein, whose product MISQQIYTDGKYLQNNPNWHVEDSPWKAQQIIKIITQNKLSPNTICEVGCGAGGILQQLQKNMSNDCKFWGYDISPQAIEFCQIHSNENLQFEIADYYTKKMLFFLI is encoded by the coding sequence ATGATTTCACAGCAAATTTATACGGATGGCAAATATCTACAGAACAATCCAAATTGGCACGTCGAAGATTCACCTTGGAAAGCACAGCAAATTATCAAAATTATCACGCAGAATAAACTTTCACCAAACACAATCTGTGAAGTAGGATGTGGTGCTGGAGGAATACTTCAGCAATTACAAAAAAATATGAGTAATGATTGCAAATTTTGGGGATATGATATTTCTCCACAAGCAATTGAGTTTTGTCAAATTCACTCTAATGAAAATCTTCAATTTGAAATAGCAGATTATTACACAAAAAAAATGCTGTTTTTTTTGATATGA
- a CDS encoding O-antigen ligase family protein, whose translation MLNNQSANRSVALAILLWLVGVGAAMVAGFLAVTSPKLLGLAIVAIGIVYYFFSKFEQAVLGLLILRSSLDVFSAQQIPAAFAIGLDALTVLYVIVSLLTGRIVRTDGFWWFFASWVALQGLWLILLPLGGLALEPSLTSNALLVGMREWVRLFSWLMAYLLVMQLQERIPPEKVIATLFFSLVIPLTIALIQVLIPPSLLPPFLVFDTHGQFEVGSRINGTLGHPATFASFLLLFIGLTCWQIGRKYQRLPWILLLATLAFFIVSTKALTILFMLLVFLLVLIIPKLNLLNLLTGILLFVVIISLFTSTEFGQERLNSILATPLLNPDIDISRAILLSNSDGNSFNWRIAQWTFLLQAWQNSPIFGYGLGTTPYLTIFTGYYAHNDYIRALAEGGIVGLAAFIVFLGAQFIRLVQLMRSSPPKSSRRDICLTLMAILSGLLVGMCTDNILTHTTLFFYWWLLLAVAGWNWNERQPEEGLL comes from the coding sequence ATGTTAAATAATCAAAGCGCAAATCGCTCTGTGGCTTTAGCAATTTTGCTTTGGTTGGTAGGTGTGGGGGCTGCTATGGTTGCAGGATTCTTGGCAGTAACTAGCCCCAAGTTATTGGGGTTAGCCATAGTTGCAATCGGGATAGTTTATTACTTCTTTAGTAAATTTGAGCAAGCCGTATTGGGGTTATTAATATTGCGTAGCTCTTTGGATGTTTTCTCGGCTCAACAAATACCAGCCGCCTTTGCTATTGGGCTAGATGCTCTGACTGTGCTGTATGTAATAGTCTCGTTGTTGACAGGTCGCATTGTCCGTACTGATGGATTTTGGTGGTTCTTTGCTAGCTGGGTCGCATTACAAGGGCTATGGCTAATACTATTACCTTTAGGTGGGTTAGCACTAGAACCTTCACTTACATCAAATGCTTTATTAGTTGGTATGCGTGAGTGGGTACGCCTATTCTCCTGGCTGATGGCCTATCTGTTAGTAATGCAACTTCAGGAGCGGATTCCTCCTGAAAAAGTGATTGCAACTTTGTTCTTCAGTTTGGTCATACCACTGACAATAGCATTAATCCAAGTATTAATACCTCCTTCACTTCTTCCCCCTTTTCTTGTGTTTGACACTCATGGGCAATTTGAAGTGGGTTCTCGGATTAATGGTACTCTTGGTCATCCAGCTACCTTTGCATCATTCTTATTGCTATTTATTGGCTTAACCTGTTGGCAAATAGGACGGAAATACCAACGTTTGCCGTGGATACTACTGCTGGCTACACTTGCTTTTTTCATAGTTAGCACCAAAGCTCTAACTATTTTATTCATGCTATTGGTTTTTTTACTAGTGTTAATTATTCCTAAATTGAACTTACTCAATTTACTCACTGGCATATTACTCTTTGTAGTAATAATCAGCTTATTCACTAGTACTGAATTTGGACAAGAGCGTTTAAATTCTATCTTAGCAACTCCACTTTTGAATCCAGACATTGATATATCACGGGCTATTTTATTGTCAAATTCAGATGGAAACAGTTTTAATTGGAGAATTGCTCAATGGACTTTCTTACTGCAAGCTTGGCAAAATTCACCAATTTTTGGTTACGGTTTAGGTACTACTCCTTACTTAACTATTTTTACTGGCTATTATGCACACAACGATTATATTCGTGCCTTAGCTGAAGGAGGAATAGTTGGTTTAGCAGCTTTTATCGTCTTTCTTGGGGCGCAGTTTATTCGTCTTGTTCAGTTAATGCGGTCTTCACCTCCCAAAAGTTCTCGGCGAGATATCTGCTTAACCCTGATGGCTATTTTGTCTGGACTACTCGTGGGAATGTGTACAGACAACATATTGACTCACACCACTCTCTTCTTCTATTGGTGGCTTTTGTTGGCAGTAGCTGGTTGGAACTGGAATGAACGACAGCCTGAAGAAGGTCTACTTTAA
- a CDS encoding GNVR domain-containing protein — MSRIANLEQITKADNLNNAYSAVRGGGDEELRNLRAKLVELEAQVVEARVRFTENHPSLLNLIERRDVLRQLYLQKLALVSPNNRAIAPEKVANDQLSQNLTSQLITQKIERSALENKLKTVQVQRAKLQANLVQLPIKQETLNTLVRQRQEAADSLKLLQSKLEEARIAEAQLVSNIRIIAKATVPDTPASPKQSVVLVIASFFGMILTVGVVLLLEVLDNTLRDVSQAEELLKLPLLGVLPRLTATTLKLDSVDSFLNDAGLIEPYRMLLKTLEFRCRENLRLIVVSSALSGEGKSIVVSHLATVSAMLSRRTLIIDADLHKPIQHQLFDLTATPGISEVLEKKSISTGSDTPNSN; from the coding sequence TTGTCTCGGATTGCTAATTTAGAGCAAATTACCAAAGCTGACAATCTCAACAATGCTTATTCAGCAGTACGTGGTGGTGGGGATGAAGAACTGAGAAATTTACGGGCTAAATTGGTGGAATTAGAGGCACAGGTAGTAGAGGCTCGTGTGCGTTTTACTGAAAATCATCCTAGCTTGCTCAACTTAATCGAACGACGGGATGTTTTACGTCAGTTGTATCTACAAAAACTGGCTTTGGTTTCACCTAATAATAGGGCGATCGCACCAGAAAAAGTCGCCAACGATCAGCTATCGCAGAACTTGACATCTCAACTGATTACTCAAAAAATCGAGCGATCAGCCTTGGAAAATAAACTCAAGACTGTTCAAGTCCAGCGTGCTAAACTTCAGGCTAATCTAGTACAACTGCCAATTAAACAAGAAACTCTCAACACTCTTGTTCGCCAACGACAAGAAGCGGCAGATTCTCTGAAATTACTACAAAGCAAATTGGAAGAAGCACGGATCGCTGAGGCTCAACTAGTCAGCAATATCCGTATTATTGCTAAAGCGACAGTACCTGATACACCTGCATCACCCAAGCAGTCAGTAGTGCTAGTAATTGCTAGTTTCTTTGGGATGATTTTAACCGTTGGGGTTGTGTTGTTATTGGAGGTGTTGGATAACACCTTGAGAGATGTGTCGCAGGCAGAAGAGTTACTCAAGTTGCCATTGCTAGGAGTATTGCCACGTCTGACAGCTACCACCCTGAAGCTAGATTCCGTAGACAGTTTCTTAAATGATGCGGGTTTGATTGAGCCTTATCGAATGCTTCTCAAGACCCTAGAATTTCGCTGCCGTGAGAACTTGCGACTGATAGTTGTTAGTAGCGCCCTCTCTGGTGAAGGTAAATCAATTGTCGTTTCACATCTAGCTACTGTCTCTGCTATGTTGTCACGCCGCACATTGATTATTGATGCCGACTTACATAAACCAATACAACATCAATTATTTGATTTAACTGCAACACCAGGAATCAGCGAGGTTCTAGAAAAAAAATCAATCTCTACTGGAAGTGATACGCCCAACAGCAATTGA
- a CDS encoding Wzz/FepE/Etk N-terminal domain-containing protein: MGKEISSLVKVLKRRSIPAITTFTSVIGGSVVYLAVAPRLYETSGRLILDEKQVSVSQLGRDLSQVPVTTPGGSNPLATQAELIKSQQVLQKAITQISPPESISTAELSGNLKVKVIPATNILELSYRSPDPDLAAKILNAVSETMVKESADTISSEARSVRQFLEVEVPKQRSRLKIAEASENIYRKKKWHCLYRRTNKNFSRKFSNNRKSRADSCR, from the coding sequence ATGGGAAAAGAAATTTCATCTTTAGTAAAGGTTTTGAAACGGCGTAGTATACCTGCCATAACTACATTTACTTCAGTCATTGGTGGGTCAGTTGTCTACTTGGCTGTTGCCCCAAGATTGTATGAAACTTCCGGGCGGCTAATACTAGACGAAAAACAAGTAAGCGTCTCTCAATTAGGACGTGACCTCAGCCAAGTGCCTGTAACTACACCTGGAGGTTCTAACCCGCTGGCTACTCAAGCAGAATTAATTAAGTCGCAACAAGTTTTGCAAAAAGCGATCACACAAATTTCTCCTCCAGAAAGCATCTCAACCGCTGAACTGAGTGGGAATTTGAAAGTCAAGGTTATTCCAGCGACCAACATTCTGGAACTAAGTTATCGCTCACCAGATCCTGATTTAGCTGCCAAGATTCTGAATGCTGTGTCAGAAACAATGGTCAAGGAAAGTGCAGATACAATTAGTTCCGAAGCTCGTTCTGTGAGGCAATTTTTAGAAGTTGAAGTTCCTAAACAGCGATCGCGGCTGAAAATAGCGGAAGCATCTGAAAACATCTACAGGAAAAAAAAGTGGCATTGTCTCTATAGAAGAACAAACAAAAACTTTAGTAGAAAGTTTAGCAACAATCGAAAATCAAGAGCGGACTCTTGTAGGTGA
- a CDS encoding glycosyltransferase family 4 protein yields the protein MKIAVIGVKGLPPRQGGIEHYCAEVYPRMVQQGHSVDLFARSSYTDCRWFDNYDFQGVQVISLPGFDFRGIDAFISSALGAIAVSGTQYDIIHFHALGPSLFTWLPRLTAKKAKIVVTCQGLDWQRAKWGHFSSRLILKGEKTAVRYAHGLIVVSKALQSYFWQTYGRQTVYIPNAAANYPESDPNFSYGTSLKLIQGRYILFLGRLVPEKRPDLLIEAFCKLKPPGWKLVLAGGISDTKPYVSKLLNTIAEHREVIFAGELRGERLAEIVRGAGLFVLPSDVEGLPLAMLEAMREGIAVMASDIPPHQQLLSEQRGILFQAGNPDSCISCLDWAINHPQELAIMAHNAQKYVERNYSWEQITTENLKLYRTLLNSPATINTSKPHAMRIGGVNSIPQTPSAVIAHKAVISEHATVSEK from the coding sequence ATGAAGATTGCTGTTATTGGTGTCAAAGGTCTACCACCCAGACAGGGAGGCATTGAACATTACTGTGCAGAAGTGTATCCTCGGATGGTACAGCAGGGTCATAGTGTTGATTTATTCGCCCGCTCTTCCTACACTGATTGTCGTTGGTTTGATAATTATGACTTTCAGGGTGTTCAAGTTATTTCTTTGCCTGGTTTTGATTTTAGAGGTATAGATGCTTTTATTAGCTCTGCTTTGGGAGCGATCGCTGTTTCTGGAACTCAGTACGATATCATTCATTTTCATGCCCTTGGCCCATCTCTTTTTACTTGGTTACCAAGACTGACCGCCAAAAAGGCAAAAATTGTTGTTACCTGTCAAGGTTTAGACTGGCAAAGGGCTAAATGGGGTCATTTTTCTAGTCGTCTGATTCTCAAAGGAGAAAAGACAGCAGTGCGCTATGCTCACGGGCTAATAGTAGTTTCAAAAGCTTTACAATCCTATTTTTGGCAAACTTACGGTCGGCAGACAGTCTACATTCCTAACGCTGCTGCCAACTATCCTGAATCAGACCCTAATTTCTCTTATGGCACTTCTCTCAAATTAATCCAGGGGCGCTATATTCTATTTTTGGGGAGACTTGTACCAGAAAAGCGCCCTGACTTACTGATCGAAGCTTTCTGTAAACTCAAACCACCAGGATGGAAACTGGTTTTAGCTGGTGGCATCAGCGATACTAAGCCTTATGTGTCCAAATTATTAAATACTATTGCCGAGCATCGAGAAGTCATATTTGCCGGCGAACTGCGCGGAGAACGTCTAGCAGAGATTGTTCGGGGAGCAGGGTTATTCGTCTTACCTTCTGATGTAGAAGGATTACCTTTAGCGATGCTAGAGGCAATGCGAGAAGGTATTGCGGTAATGGCAAGTGATATTCCGCCCCATCAGCAGTTGTTAAGTGAGCAACGTGGCATCCTCTTTCAGGCGGGAAACCCAGACTCTTGTATTAGTTGCTTAGACTGGGCGATTAATCATCCCCAGGAATTAGCAATCATGGCTCATAATGCCCAAAAGTATGTAGAACGCAACTATAGTTGGGAACAAATTACCACCGAAAATTTGAAATTATATAGAACACTGTTGAACTCCCCTGCAACTATCAATACATCCAAGCCTCATGCTATGAGAATAGGTGGAGTTAACTCAATACCACAAACTCCAAGTGCAGTTATTGCACATAAAGCTGTAATTTCTGAACATGCCACAGTCTCAGAAAAATAA
- a CDS encoding glycosyltransferase family 4 protein — MYKPILTIFYQFNPWYSTIGGIQTLVSLFIKYAPSEFDLRLVGTGHDRCQPNLKWQKAEFAGREINFLPLFTLENDNIRSLIPTTVKYTNVLLGRCFASDFMHFHRLEPTLATLNWQGEKTLFIHNDIHQQMQPNGDKKAILWRRFPAAYFALESLLIRQFNQILSCNSDSAKFYSQRYPTLSNRISYIKNSFDSEIFYPLSHQEREAKRRELAVRLGLVPETCFILFAGRLHPQKDPLLLVRAFAALNESNTHLLIAGDGELATKIRAEIGRLGLTERVTMLGAVNQTEVSQLHQICNVFVLTSIYEGLPLVVLEALASGTPVVTTRTGETPKLLTDDSGVVCSQRTPESIANSIRQVLLHPEDYPSVSCVQTARPYAACNVIRDIYSEMLNRWELRTFSAVSS; from the coding sequence ATGTATAAACCTATTTTAACAATTTTTTACCAGTTCAATCCTTGGTATAGTACTATTGGCGGCATTCAAACGCTAGTTAGCTTGTTTATCAAGTATGCACCTAGTGAATTTGATCTGCGGCTGGTAGGAACAGGACATGATAGATGTCAGCCAAATCTGAAGTGGCAAAAAGCAGAATTTGCTGGTAGAGAAATTAATTTTCTGCCTTTATTTACTTTAGAAAATGATAATATTCGGAGTCTAATCCCAACCACAGTTAAGTATACGAATGTACTTTTAGGACGTTGCTTTGCTTCAGACTTTATGCATTTTCATAGGTTGGAACCAACTTTAGCTACATTGAATTGGCAGGGAGAGAAAACTTTATTTATTCACAATGATATTCATCAACAAATGCAACCTAATGGTGACAAAAAAGCAATTCTATGGCGTAGATTTCCGGCTGCATATTTTGCTTTGGAAAGTTTGTTAATTCGTCAGTTTAACCAGATTTTATCATGTAATAGTGATTCTGCTAAATTTTATAGCCAACGTTACCCTACTCTAAGTAATCGCATTTCTTACATCAAGAATTCATTTGACAGCGAAATTTTTTATCCTTTGAGCCATCAGGAAAGAGAAGCTAAAAGGAGGGAACTGGCTGTTAGATTGGGTTTAGTGCCAGAAACATGTTTTATTTTGTTTGCTGGTCGGTTGCATCCACAAAAAGATCCACTTTTGTTAGTACGTGCATTCGCGGCTTTAAATGAATCTAATACTCATCTACTCATAGCTGGAGATGGAGAATTAGCAACAAAAATTCGTGCTGAAATTGGTCGTCTTGGTTTAACTGAACGAGTGACAATGCTGGGAGCAGTTAACCAAACAGAAGTATCACAGTTGCATCAAATCTGCAATGTCTTTGTTCTTACTAGTATCTACGAAGGGTTACCTTTGGTGGTTCTAGAAGCACTTGCTAGTGGGACTCCAGTAGTTACAACTCGCACTGGTGAAACCCCAAAATTATTGACAGATGATAGTGGAGTAGTGTGTTCTCAACGTACTCCAGAATCCATAGCAAACAGCATACGCCAAGTACTATTACATCCAGAAGATTATCCTAGTGTTTCTTGTGTGCAAACTGCACGTCCCTATGCGGCTTGCAATGTGATCAGGGATATCTACAGTGAAATGCTAAATCGCTGGGAATTGCGAACTTTCTCAGCAGTGAGTTCATAG
- a CDS encoding cupin, with product MQNNQSQKPTLDYWYVWTDENGVSHQSRRQIEDFVQQGVTPDTSPQWMSKLKQSGATISYTVLPVGWVGEWHENPKPQWVVPLSGRWFVETMDGQRVEMGAGDISFGGDQGTEEDEQGHKGHLSGTVGDVPAVLMMVQFDEKPSMD from the coding sequence ATGCAGAATAACCAATCACAAAAACCGACGCTTGATTATTGGTATGTTTGGACTGATGAAAACGGCGTAAGTCACCAGTCTCGTCGTCAAATCGAGGACTTCGTTCAGCAAGGCGTCACACCAGATACCTCTCCTCAATGGATGTCTAAATTAAAACAGTCTGGCGCTACTATCTCGTATACAGTGTTACCAGTTGGATGGGTTGGAGAGTGGCATGAAAATCCCAAGCCTCAATGGGTTGTTCCCCTATCAGGACGCTGGTTTGTAGAAACTATGGATGGTCAGAGAGTAGAGATGGGGGCTGGTGATATTTCCTTTGGAGGAGATCAGGGAACAGAAGAGGATGAACAAGGCCATAAAGGTCATCTGTCTGGAACAGTAGGTGATGTACCAGCTGTATTAATGATGGTGCAATTTGATGAGAAACCAAGTATGGACTAG
- a CDS encoding transglycosylase domain-containing protein translates to MSSSNTFEQQQPEIQPSPSFEFWRQVGLITGGTILSITMLASSVVVGGLLGLGISFRNLPDVRQLQKLSPAQTTYIYDIQGKFLVGIHGEANRKVVSLDEISPHLKRAVLASEDSSFYHHHGIEPSGIGRAALVNWMAGSVKEGGSTITMQLVKNLFLSHKRAFTRKVAEAILAIRVEQALSKDRILEMYLNEVYWGHNNYGAETAAKTYFDKSAANLTLSESAMMAGLIQAPEELSPFVNMNLARQKQKSVLQRMLDLKWITQQEYDEAINQKIKLGKIRSFQVSSHPYVTDTVAQEIIKKFGRDAVIKGGMRVQTTVDTAFQKMAEETIQKWHKTLKNQGLYKNQMALVAIDPRTQFIKALVGGVDSKKSEFNRATQALRQPGSSFKPFVYYTAFASGKFTPDTTVLDTPVSYPDIDGLYSPRNYDNSFKGAIPIRRALALSRNVPAVKMGQAVGINKVIATCRTLGITSPMEPVTSLPLGAIGVTPLEMASAYATFANYGWRSPPTLIVRVTDSSGNVLLDHTPKPRLVLDPWASAAIIDVMQTAVKEGTGRGAALDRPVAGKTGTTSSEKDIWFIGSVPQLTTAIWVGRDDNQQLVRGATGGGMVTPIWRDFMQKALKDVPIEKFKPPSQFSRPKPTKKTKN, encoded by the coding sequence ATGTCTTCGTCAAATACGTTTGAACAGCAGCAACCCGAAATTCAACCTTCGCCTAGTTTCGAGTTTTGGAGACAAGTAGGATTAATTACTGGTGGTACCATCTTATCAATTACTATGCTGGCAAGTTCTGTTGTGGTTGGAGGACTGCTTGGTTTAGGTATTAGTTTTCGTAACTTGCCGGATGTCAGACAACTACAAAAATTATCACCAGCACAAACAACTTATATTTATGACATTCAAGGAAAATTCTTAGTAGGTATACACGGCGAAGCCAACAGGAAAGTTGTATCACTAGATGAAATCTCTCCACATTTAAAACGAGCAGTCTTAGCCAGTGAAGATAGTTCTTTCTATCACCACCACGGTATTGAACCGAGCGGTATCGGACGTGCTGCGTTAGTCAACTGGATGGCGGGTAGTGTGAAAGAGGGAGGTTCTACAATCACCATGCAGCTGGTGAAAAATCTGTTTTTATCTCACAAGCGTGCTTTTACACGCAAAGTAGCAGAGGCGATACTTGCAATTCGTGTAGAGCAAGCTCTCAGCAAAGATCGGATTTTAGAAATGTACCTCAATGAAGTTTACTGGGGTCATAATAACTATGGTGCAGAAACAGCAGCAAAAACTTACTTTGACAAATCAGCAGCAAATTTGACTTTGAGTGAGTCAGCAATGATGGCTGGTTTAATTCAGGCTCCAGAAGAGTTGAGTCCTTTTGTGAATATGAATTTAGCCAGGCAAAAACAAAAATCAGTCCTCCAAAGAATGCTGGACTTAAAATGGATTACCCAGCAAGAATATGATGAGGCCATCAATCAAAAAATTAAACTTGGTAAAATCAGATCATTTCAAGTTAGTAGCCATCCGTATGTCACTGATACTGTGGCACAGGAAATAATTAAAAAATTTGGGCGTGATGCAGTCATTAAAGGTGGAATGCGTGTACAAACCACAGTAGATACAGCCTTTCAAAAGATGGCAGAAGAAACTATTCAAAAGTGGCATAAAACTCTTAAAAATCAAGGTTTATATAAGAATCAAATGGCTTTAGTAGCAATTGACCCACGCACACAGTTTATCAAAGCACTAGTGGGTGGTGTAGACTCGAAAAAGAGTGAATTTAACCGGGCAACTCAAGCTCTCCGTCAGCCTGGTTCTTCTTTTAAGCCATTTGTTTACTATACTGCCTTTGCTAGTGGTAAGTTTACACCAGATACAACGGTGCTAGATACACCAGTCAGCTATCCTGATATTGACGGTCTATATTCTCCACGCAACTATGATAATAGCTTTAAGGGTGCAATCCCGATTCGTAGAGCCTTAGCATTATCCCGTAATGTCCCTGCTGTAAAGATGGGTCAAGCTGTAGGCATTAATAAAGTCATCGCTACTTGTCGCACTTTAGGAATTACAAGTCCGATGGAACCTGTGACATCTTTACCACTAGGTGCAATTGGTGTGACACCGCTAGAAATGGCTAGTGCTTATGCCACCTTCGCTAATTATGGCTGGCGATCGCCGCCAACGCTGATTGTTCGTGTCACTGACAGTAGTGGAAATGTATTACTTGATCACACCCCTAAACCTCGTCTAGTTCTTGACCCTTGGGCCTCAGCCGCAATTATAGATGTGATGCAAACAGCAGTTAAAGAAGGAACTGGTAGAGGTGCAGCTTTAGATAGACCGGTTGCTGGCAAAACCGGGACAACTTCTTCAGAAAAAGATATTTGGTTTATTGGTTCCGTACCACAATTAACAACTGCCATCTGGGTAGGGAGAGATGATAACCAACAATTGGTTCGGGGTGCGACAGGTGGGGGTATGGTTACTCCCATCTGGCGCGATTTTATGCAAAAGGCTCTTAAAGACGTACCAATAGAGAAATTCAAGCCGCCTTCTCAGTTTTCTCGACCTAAGCCAACGAAAAAAACGAAAAATTAA